CCCCGGAGCGCCTGCGCCCACGCCCGCCCCCAGCCCGTGCTCCCCCGGTGGTCGGGGTGGAGCACCGCCCAGCCGCGGCTGGCGAAGAAGGCGAGGCGCGCGTCGAACGTCGCCCGCTTCTGGTCGGTGGGGCCGCCGTGGGCCCAAACCAGCAGCGGCGGCGGGCCGGCGGTCGGGGCGGTGCCGGGCGGCGGTCGCCAGAGCCGCCCCGGGACGACGGTCCCGTCGGGCGCCGTCCACCGGACCACCTCGGGCTCCGGGACGTCGTCGGCGAACGCGGCCACGGCCGGGTCGGGACCGGTGGCGAGGACACGCCGGGCCCCGGTGGCGGGGTCGACGGCGACGAGGGACGTGGGCGTGCGGGCGCCGGAGCGCACGCACGCCAGCGCGTCGCCCGACCACGTCAGCGACGAGTGGACGCCCCGTGCCAGCTCCCGCACGGCGCCCGTCGCCACGTCGACCACGCACAGCCGCCCGAACCCCGCCTCGTTGCGGGTGAAGGCGATGCGGCGGCCGTCGGGCGACCACGCGAACGACGCCGCACCCGGTCCCCAGGCGGGACCGCCGTGCTCGTACGGCTCGTCGACGAGCGGGCGCGGCGACGAGCCGTCGGGAGCCGCCACCCACAGGTTGCACCAGCCGGTGGCGTCCGACAGGAAGGCGAGCGCCGACCCGTCGGGCGCCCACCGCGGCTCGTGGACGGCGACCCCGTCGCCTCCGGCGACGACCGTCCGCTCGTCGCCGCCGCCGGGGCGGGCCGGGGCCACGACGATGCGGCTGGCGTCCCAGGGCATGGCCGGCACGTCCCACTCGTGCCACGCCAGGCGGGCGCCGTCGGGCGACCACGCCGGGTCGAGGGCGAAGTCGGCACGGTCGGACACGACGGCCGGCGCGCCGCCGGCGGCGGCTACCACCGTCACGGCCCGGGTGCCGGCCACGAAGGCGAGCGACGAGCCGTCGGGCGAGGCGGCCAGCGCCGCCGCGCCACCCCCCGTCCCGTCGGCCACCACCCGCGTCCCGCCGTCGCCGGCCACCGCCACGTCGCCGGCGCCGGTCACGTAGGCGACGGTGCCGTGCCGGAGCCACGCCAGCACGCCGCCCCGCCCCGCCGGCGGGGGATCGGCCGCCACGGCCCGCTCGCCGCCGCCGCCGACGGGCACGGCCACCACCCGGGCGCCCGCCTCGTCGCGGGTCACGAGGGCCACCACACCGCCGTCCGGCGAGATCCGCGGGTCGCCCAGCGAGCGCCCGCCGGCGCACGCGCCGGCGGGCAGGGGTGCGATCGCCACGGTCCACCCTGCCACGGCCGACGGCGCCACCGTCGACCTGCGCCGTCGACCGGGACGGCCGCCGGCCGGCACACGGTGCGACGACACTGGCGGCGAACCCGCCAAGGTGAGAGAATCGGTCTCGAGCGCGCTGCTCCCAGGGGGGGGTCCACATGGCCGAGCGACGGCGCGGCGGCCGATGCCGAGGGGGGCTCCTCCTTCGCAAGAGCCTGCCGCCAGCGGGTCGTGTGGCCGGTGAGGACGGCGGTCTCGGCGGGGCCCTGTGGCTGGTCCTGGTGGTGGTCGCCTTCGTCGGGGGGCTCGTGGCTCGTCCGAGCCTCGACGATCTCGTGGATGCCGACGCCCCGGTCACCACGACGACGACGACCGTCCCCCCTTCGTTCGGGAAGGTCGTACGCGACGCCACCCCGCGGGTCGTGCGGCTCGACGCGGTCGTCTGCGGTGAGGATGCGGGCCGAGGCGTGGGAACCGGCTTCCTCGCCATGGACGACAGGCATGTCGTCACGGCCGCACACGTCGTGGACGAGGCCGCGGCCATCACCGCTCGCACCACACAAGAGGTACGGACAGCGCGGGTCGTCGGCATCGACCGGACCATGGACCTCGCTCTGCTCCAGCTCGACCACCCGATCGCGGCGACGCCGTTCCCCTTCGCCGCCGAGCGGCTTCCGGAGGCCACCGAGGTGCTCGCCATCGGCTATCCGTACCGGGAGCCGCTGACGCCCACGGACGGCACCATCGGCGGCTACGACCGCAAGGAGGTGGTCGAGGACAAGGTCGTCACCGGGCTGGTCCAGACGAGTGCCGCCATCAACCCCGGCAACAGCGGCGGGCCGCTGCTCAGTGTCGACAGCCGGGTCGTGGGCATCGTGGTCGCCGGCTCGGACACCGCCCAAGGCCGCGCTTTCGCGGTGGACGCCACCAAGGCGGCACCGGTCCTCGGTCGCTGGCACGACGAGCCGGCGGCCGAGGCAGGCGCCGACTGCCCCGATCCAGTGGTACCCGAGAACAGCGTCGGCCTCGAACCCCCGGCGTCGGGCCTCATCGCGGCCGAGGTGTCCCTGGCGCTGGGGATCTACTTCGACGGGATCAACCATGGCCAGTACCACATGACGTGGCAGCAGTACAGCGAGCGAAAGAGGGCGAGCGTGCCGGTCGAGGTCCTGGCCAGACAACTCGACTCCAGTCGCGATGACGTCCACGCCGTCGCCTCGATCGTCCACCGCGACGACGGGTCCGTGGTGGCAGAGGTCGACTTCTCGAGCACGCAGGACGCAGGCAAGGGGCCGCGGCGCGCACCGGCAGAGACCTGCACGCTGTGGACCAACCACTTCGTCCTCGTACCGGAGGCGGGGCGCTGGGTCATCGACCGGATCGACCAGTCGGCGAGCGCGCCGTGCGAGTCCGACGTGTTCCCCTCGGGCCGTTCCGTCTGACCCGGTGATCAGATGACGGCGTCCTCCGTCCACCGCCCGAACACCGTCCCCAGGGCGCCGACGACCTCGCCCACGCTGGCCCGCACCCGCACGGCGGCGAGGATGGCCGGCACGAGGTTCACGTCGGGGTGGGCGGCGTCGGCCCGCACCGCGGCCAGCGCGGCGTCGACCGCGTGGGGGTCCCGCCCGGCCCGGACGGCCGCCAGGCGCTTGCGCTGGCGCTCCTCCACGTCGGCGCCGATGAGCAGGGTTGGGATGATCTCGGCGTCCCCGGAGTCGGTGAACCGGTTGACCCCCACCACCACCCGCCGGCCGGCGGCGGCCTTCTTCTCGAAGCGGTAGGCGGCATCGGCGATCTCGCCCTGGAACCACCCCGTCTCGATGGCGGCGACGACCCCGTCCAGCATGGACCCGCCTCCCATCCGCTCCAGGTGGGCGAACACGTCCTCCGCCCGGCGCTCGAGCTCGTCGGTGATCGCCTCGACGAACCACGACCCGCCCAACGGGTCGGCGACGGAGGCGACACCGGTCTCGTGGGCGATCACCTGCTGCGTGCGCAGGGCGATGCGGGCGGCCCGCTCGGTGGGCAGGGCCAGCGCCTCGTCGTAGGCGTCGGTGTGCAGGCTCTGGGTGCCGCCGAGCACGCCGGCCAGCGCCTCGATGGCGACCCGGGCCACGTTCACCTCGGGCTGCTGGGCGGTGAGCGACACGCCGGCCGTCTGGGTGTGGAAGCGCAGGCGGAGCGAGCGGTCCGACGTGGCCCCGTAGCGGTCCCGCATCCACCGGGCCCAGATGCGGCGGGCGGCGCGGTACTTGCCGATCTCCTCGAAGAAGTCGATGTGGGCGTTGAAGAAGAAGCTCAGCCGAGGGGCGAACTGCTCGACCTCCAGCCCCGACCGCAGCGCCGCCTCCACGTAGGCGAACCCGTTGGCGATGGTGAACGCCAGCTCCTGCGCCGCCGTCGAGCCCGCCTCCCGGATGTGGTACCCGGAGATCGAGATGGGGTGCCACATCGGCATCTCGGCCGACGTGAACCGGATGACGTCGGTCACCAGCCGCAGGCTGGGCCGGGGCGGGAAGATGTACTCCTTCTGGGCCTGGTACTCCTTCAGGATGTCGTTCTGGATCGTGCCGCCCAGGCGCCGCCGCTCCACCCCCGACCCCTCGGCCACGGCCACGTACATGGCGAGGAGGATGGCGGCCGGCGAGTTGATGGTCATCGACGTCGTGACCCCGCCCAGGTCGATCCCGGCGAACAGGTCCTCCATGTCGTCGAGGGTGTCGACCGCCACCCCGGCCTTGCCCACCTCGCCCAGCGCGCAGGGGTCGTCGGAGTCGCGCCCCATCAGCGTGGGCAGGTCGAAGGCGGTGGACAGGCCGTCGCCCCCGTGGCGGAGGATGTGCCGGAAGCGGGCGTTGGTCTCCACCGCCGTGCCGAAGCCGGCGAACATGCGCATCGTCCACAGCTTCGAGCGGTACATGGAGGCGTAGGGGCCCCGCGTGTACGGGAACTGCCCGGGGAACAGCCCGTCGTCGGGCCCGTAGACGGGTTCGAGCGGGACGCCGGAGATCGTCTCGAAGTCGGCGTCGCGCACCGGAGTGGCGGCGGCCGCCTCCTCCCACTCGTCGCGCGAGGTCACCTCTCCGTTGTACACGGGAAATGGAGCGTTCCGAGGCCGCCCGGCTAGGGTCGACGCCATGTCCGCAGCAGAGAAGCAGGCCCCCGACCGCAACCTCGCCCTCGAGCTGGTGAGGGTCACCGAAGCGGCAGCCCTGGCCGCCGCCCGCTGGGTCGGCAAGGGCGACAAGAACGGCGCCGACGGCGCCGCCGTGGACGCCATGCGCGTCGTCCTCCAGACGGTGTCGATGGACGGGATCATCGTCATCGGCGAGGGCGAGAAGGACGAGGCGCCCATGCTCTACAACGGCGAGAACGTGGGCGACGGCTCGCCGCCGCAGACCGACATCGCCGTCGACCCCGTGGAAGGCACCACCCTGACGTCGCTCGGCCGGGGCAACGCCCTGTCGGTGATCGCCGTCGCCGAGCGGGGCGCCATGTTCGACCCCGGCGCGTGCTTCTACATGAACAAGATCGCGGTGGGGCCGGACGCCGCCGGGTCGATCGACATCACCCGCACCCCCACCGAGAACCTGCAGAGCGTCGCCAAGGCGCTGGGCAAGTCGGTGCGGGACGTCACCGTGGTCGTGCTCGCCCGTCCCCGCCACGACGACCTCATCGCCGAGATCCGGGAAGCGGGCGCCCGCATCCGTCTCATCCAGGACGGCGACGTGGCCGGCGCCATCTCCACCGCCTGGCCGGACGCCGGGGCCG
The window above is part of the Acidimicrobiales bacterium genome. Proteins encoded here:
- a CDS encoding methylmalonyl-CoA mutase family protein — translated: MTSRDEWEEAAAATPVRDADFETISGVPLEPVYGPDDGLFPGQFPYTRGPYASMYRSKLWTMRMFAGFGTAVETNARFRHILRHGGDGLSTAFDLPTLMGRDSDDPCALGEVGKAGVAVDTLDDMEDLFAGIDLGGVTTSMTINSPAAILLAMYVAVAEGSGVERRRLGGTIQNDILKEYQAQKEYIFPPRPSLRLVTDVIRFTSAEMPMWHPISISGYHIREAGSTAAQELAFTIANGFAYVEAALRSGLEVEQFAPRLSFFFNAHIDFFEEIGKYRAARRIWARWMRDRYGATSDRSLRLRFHTQTAGVSLTAQQPEVNVARVAIEALAGVLGGTQSLHTDAYDEALALPTERAARIALRTQQVIAHETGVASVADPLGGSWFVEAITDELERRAEDVFAHLERMGGGSMLDGVVAAIETGWFQGEIADAAYRFEKKAAAGRRVVVGVNRFTDSGDAEIIPTLLIGADVEERQRKRLAAVRAGRDPHAVDAALAAVRADAAHPDVNLVPAILAAVRVRASVGEVVGALGTVFGRWTEDAVI
- the glpX gene encoding class II fructose-bisphosphatase; this encodes MSAAEKQAPDRNLALELVRVTEAAALAAARWVGKGDKNGADGAAVDAMRVVLQTVSMDGIIVIGEGEKDEAPMLYNGENVGDGSPPQTDIAVDPVEGTTLTSLGRGNALSVIAVAERGAMFDPGACFYMNKIAVGPDAAGSIDITRTPTENLQSVAKALGKSVRDVTVVVLARPRHDDLIAEIREAGARIRLIQDGDVAGAISTAWPDAGADILMGIGGTPEGVISAAALKCMGGELQGKLNPLNDEQRQAAIEAGDDLDAVLGTDDLVRGDNCFFAATGITDGEMLRGVHYDSKGATTQSLVMRSKSGTVRRIDSRHRLDKLREFSAIDFD
- a CDS encoding S1C family serine protease, which codes for MAGEDGGLGGALWLVLVVVAFVGGLVARPSLDDLVDADAPVTTTTTTVPPSFGKVVRDATPRVVRLDAVVCGEDAGRGVGTGFLAMDDRHVVTAAHVVDEAAAITARTTQEVRTARVVGIDRTMDLALLQLDHPIAATPFPFAAERLPEATEVLAIGYPYREPLTPTDGTIGGYDRKEVVEDKVVTGLVQTSAAINPGNSGGPLLSVDSRVVGIVVAGSDTAQGRAFAVDATKAAPVLGRWHDEPAAEAGADCPDPVVPENSVGLEPPASGLIAAEVSLALGIYFDGINHGQYHMTWQQYSERKRASVPVEVLARQLDSSRDDVHAVASIVHRDDGSVVAEVDFSSTQDAGKGPRRAPAETCTLWTNHFVLVPEAGRWVIDRIDQSASAPCESDVFPSGRSV